aaattcctaggtaaaaagtaaaaataaaataatttaaaaaacatattcatacaTTAGATTGATAGTGGTCAATATTCCTTCCGTGTTTCATGTCTCGCAGTGTTTAATTGGATGAAAACTATCCGCAGACAAATTAAATTAGATGTTCCCGCCCCCTGTTCAATTGAGATATCTGTTACAGATGATGTGCCGTATAATGAATACCTAATTTATGTAATTAGACCATTAAGCATAATCCGAGCATATGTTGCAAATGCCCTGAGGTCTTCTTCCAGGTACTCCCTCTGATGTCACCCAGAAACAGTTAATGGAGTGGGGCTGCGAGGAGAAGACTCTAATCCCGCTGcttgataaaataaacaagaaatgTTATCACTAATAATAATGGCGAACATCAGAGAAACATATTTCCCTGTTCTGgccaaaataataacaacaacaacaataataataataataatcaaacagagggagggagggggtgggcAGCATGTGAGGATGGCCTTTAAGTTGAGCGAATATCCCGTCATATAGGCTAAAATTGCCATTGAGGACATTCTTGTGAGAGCCCTCCGTCTGCTAATTAATTGTCATTCTGCTGAATATTCATACCTTATCATCAGCGTGTCCTTAATTGCACCGTAAAACATCTCTGGGgtttggggggggtggggggtgggggggtgctgAAATCACCACGGACTTAATTAGAAGCACACACAGGCCTATTGGTTGGGGTTGGAGAGTCACAGGGTTTTGCGAGCAGACAGCACCCAAACTGAAACCTGCTTTCCCTCTCTCGCGTGTGTTTAACACCGAGAGGCCAGGCAGGCAGGTAATACAAATCCCTTTAAACCCATACAGGCCTGCTGATAATAATCTGCgtgaagaaaactgaaacatctcagggttttttttaaattaaagtaatTTATATCATAATTCTAGATCATAATTCGCTGGGATTGTGAATGTTTGtcttaaaaaatgtgaatttgcaCACCTCCAGCGATGATTTGTCTGTTTATAGAGATGATTGGTGTGTTGCCTGAAGTCAGCAacctgcagtgctctgtgcaACCTGAAAAggtgaagttaaaaaaaaaaactgtagacAATTTGAAAtcaccattaaaaaaataataataatcaaaccTATATTGATTTTAGCGTGCAAAAGAATGTAGAcctgaatttcaaaataaaagctgcgTTTTAGTCAAATCTATAGGctattatttttgatttattaatCTTCATTTTAAACATGAGCTCACCCcttgaataaatgttttcacGTGTAATAAGCATCTACCTCCACTTTAAATTTCTCTTAATCGTTCCCTGAATAGcagtttctctccctctctctctctctctctcgctctctctttccctctccctccctctcttcctcccctctccgCAGGTCTGGGTGGCAGCATATCTCAACTCGATTCAGTGTGACAATATTGTTTGGCTATCATTCGCTGCTTTAGGATGAATGGCATCGATCCTCTTTTAACAACATTTGTTTCCTATTGTGTTCGGCGAGGGGGGGTTGCAGCAGAGGAGGGCAGACGTGTGAAAGTGGCTGTTTGATTCTCTTTTTCATCCCCATGACCTCAGCTTTTGTGTCTCGTCACCCTGGGAATGTCACGCCTCACTACTCTACTTTAAGATGTTTCAGAAAGTGCCCTTTGTTTtcgctcctttttttttaaagctcacACAAAATTGttcttgccccccccccctcgctATAAAGGATACTTCAGACTGAGGCACGGTTCACAAGTGCAATGCAATTTGGCTTATCCCAACCTTTGTTCGGGTTTCTACAAATGACCAAACATAGTGCAGACTTGATCTACTGCTGCTTGAACTCAGGGAGTTTTGGgagcagctaaaaaaaaaaaaactctattCAGATTCAGAGTCATGGTGgtattttcagtgtgtgcattCGACAAGGGACAAAAGGCCTACCAATATCCCATAACCCTGAAGCTCAAAAAGCCACACcgtctgtgtgtgagaggaggaaaggaaaaaaaagaaaagaaaagaaagaaactctGAGTGCTTCTCTGTGGCTCGGCTGGTTAACGCCTGTGTTGCAGGTTAACTTGCAAACTGGCATGAGTCTGCAGTGCAAACATGAGAAGATAAAACTGACGCAGATCAGCCTGTTAAAGGGGAAAAATGCAACATTAAGAATAATGCGtaaacacccccacccccgaaTAATCGGTGTGACACTGAAGTGATTTGCTGCACGCCTCGgtatttacagtacagactTGATCACATTCCATCATAATTTTTGCACATAACTAAATCAACCACGGGCCGATCTGACTGCTGGGCGCGCGGACATATTAATCTGAGTGATAtaatataatgttgtttttaaatgactgacTGGATGAATGGGCTGGATGTCAGAAGAGGTTTGGTACTTGGCAGTGTGTTGTCATTATCCGCCGTGTTTGAGATGGGTCGACTGGGCCACTTCCCTTTTGGACAAAACCTTTTCAGCTGAACATTAATGTGAGATGACAGGTGTTAAAAGCCACTCTGCgggaaagaaagaatgaaactgaaaagtGGAAGTTTTAGACTGTGGAAAAAGTCACTTTTCCCTGCTTTTATTTGCTTctagaaataataaataacctCCCATAATGTAAATCATATCGCACATTTACTATAATCAAACACTTTCTACAtgggagagattttttttctttttctcttctgtaTTGACTCAGAGTTTCAGATTGTTAAACAGTTCTTATACAGCAGGGAGGACGCTCTTCTTCATTCTGCTCCTTAGTTTCTGGGCTAAAATAGCTCGGTGTCCCCCCGCAATGcgattctttttttttccctccccgTAATCCGTCAGACTGGTGATGGGGCGCATTGTGGATTTATGGGGAGAAATTAGCATAAATTATGAGCAAAtctgcgtgtgcgtgtgtgtggtcCCCGGGCATTGCGAACCCTCCAAGCGGAAAAGGTGGCCCTGGCCAAAAGCTTGAATGGGCGATAGCTCAAAATAGGCTTCCCATTTGGTTTTCACATTCATATAATTGACTTATGGATATTTTATACAGTTTTCACCGCACCATCCTCAAGGGTTTATTTGCATTTCTGAAGTACTTTGGAATCTTCTTTTACATAAACACAATGGACCTGATTGCCTCATGAAGTTTCGGTTTGAACAGCATTGTTTGCattgtgttgatgttttcatATCGCCTACTTCCTTTGCTCAGCTCTGGGCGAAATTAGCTGAGAAAAACTAATAGTCGGCTCATCAACAAACTTGCTCATGGCGATTTATTTTGTATGGCGTGTGCATTTCGTAAACAATATTAAAGTATAActagggagagaaaaaaatgaaaatgcaatttTTTAGAGAAtcagctgacattttcattcaaaTCCGCATCATAAAAAAACGATTCAAATACTTAATGGAAAACCAGTTTTTTTaactcatcacacacaccactgcataAACAATAATATCTGAATTAATCCTTGCGTAGATTTAATACAAAACACATCTACCTTAGCAGCAACACAGACAGGCAAaactatattttttataataacaGAATATAATTAAATTACAATATGGCCGCATAAATACGTCTGAAGTGTAAAGTCCACTGAAGAAGTGTTAGCGCATACCTTCACACACTGAGTGCCATCGCGGTTCAATTCCGGTTGCCGGAGCCTTTTCAcccctttttctgtcttcaaaTGGAAATGATTTCCATTGGCCCAAGGTGTCCATGTAAATAGGTGTAAATGAAACCAGATTAtgccttcctcccctccctcccagtgcccccccaccccacccctctctccttcctcctcctcctcctcccatggCAATTGTCATGTGATAGCAAAGAGGTGGCACATTAATGGAGCGCCCCTACAGGGGTCTTTTCTGCTCATGTCACCACATAAAACTATCAGATGGTTAGAGGAAGGCCATGGAGGCATCCACTTAGCTCGTTTCGTCGAGGACGCCAAATGAAGTCCATTCTTCAGCTCTAGCTAACGGGACAAGCCGACATAACTTTgcgagagacacacacagagagagagagagagagaagggggaaaaaaaagacttattAAGAAAAGCGGTCGCTCCCCATAAATGTGCACCGCCCGCCCGCCTGCACTGCACGGCAGCAGAGGCGCCCGACCTGGCTGTTTTTACGCACGACGCAACTCCAGCTTTTCGCCCGCGTCGAAACTTTCTTCAGCGGCTGTTTTCATGAAGAGCGGCAAGCTTTCGCCAAGGAATTAAGGGAgacttacttttttttttaaaaaaaattattgcttttcttaaataataataataacaaaatcgAGGATGCCTCGTCCGGGGAGAAACACGTACAGCGACCAGAAGCCACCTTACTCCTACATCTCCCTCACTGCCATGGCGATCCAGAGCTGCCCGGAGAAAATGCTGCCTCTCAGTGAAATTTACAAGTTCATCATGGATAGATTCCCTTAttacagagaaaacactcaGCGGTGGCAGAACTCCCTGCGACACAACCTCTCCTTCAACGACTGTTTTATCAAAATCCCCCGGCGCCCGGATCAACCAGGTAAGGGCAGTTTCTGGGCGCTGCACCCAAACTGCGGGGACATGTTCGAGAACGGAAGTTTCTTGAGACGCCGCAAAAGGTTCAAAGTGTTGGCCGCGTCCGATCACCTGGCCCCCAGCAAGCAATCGGATGCTGCCCATTACCTCCAGCAGCAAGCCAAACTGAGACTGAGCGCCCTGGCGGCCACCGGCACGCACCtcccacaaatgtcaacctaCAACCTCGGAGTGTCCCAGACGTCAACTTTCAAGCACCCGTTCGCCATCGAGAACATCATCGCCAGAGAGTACAAGGTCCCGGGGAGCCTGGCGTTCTCCACCATGCAGTCCATGTCCGCCGGGTACCCGCTGCACAACCAGCTGACGACAGCCTGGCCCCACATGTACAACACCAGCGTGATTGACACGGCGGCCCCGATCTCCATGGCGAGCAGCGACTACAGTGCCTATGGCGTGCCCATCAAGTCACTGTGTCACGGGGGGCAGTCGTTACCGGCCATCCCAGTGCCAATCAAGCCCACCCCGACCTCCATGCCCGGTTTCTCGGCGCTACCTCCGCACATCCCCGCGTTTCTATCAAACTCTCCCCAGTCTCTGAGCCCGACGTCCCCACAGACAGCGACGAGCCAAAGCAGCCCCGCCACCCCGAGCGAGACTCTGACGAGCCCCTCCACACTGCAGTCTGTGGCTGTGCACTGACCGGCTGAACTTtgcctccccctccccaccaccaccccacccaccaTACCCACCCCACACCTCACCTCACCCCAACCGCACCAGTGAACGAACGAACTGCTGGCTGGCTCCCAGGGCCTCCCTTCCTTTTACCAAACCCAAAGTTTATATTTTCTGTCGTCGGAAACTATCAAGGCGAGTTGCAGTTGCATATCgatttatttgtgtatgtgttgaatgtgtcgctttaaaaaaaaaaaacaaaaaaacaaaaaaacgtgTCATAGGAGTCCAGCACAGAATCGCACAGCGAAGTATTGCtcttgaaaatataaattatttgATAGTtctatttttcagtttattgtgaaatgtgaaagtgTTGAAAGTGGAGCCACTGAGGGGAGGGTTCAGGGGAAGTTTGTTTGGCCACCGTCAATTCTTGACTTTAAATGCTTTTTGCAAATTCCCGTGGCAATTTAGTTTTTCCTCAGTCTTAACGAACAGCAAAACTTTTGCACCATTTCTGTGTGACCACTGTAATGTCAATGAAAATTGCGAGGCAATggctctgtgtttatgtttgcttTTGATACTGGAACGATGGATAAGGGTATACCAAATAGGAGTAGGATTTAGATTTGTTCTTACCATCcctgtaaaaaaataatagagagagagagagggtgagagagagagaaagcaaaccGAGCTATGAAATCTTTTCAAATTTGAAAAGTACTAGTATTGTGAGACGTCCTCAAAATGCAAGATGTGAATATTGCAAATAACTGATTCTGAAATTGTTGTAAAATGCACTttttagttttatgttttaGATATCTATTTTCCAGAAAATGTTCTGTGAagcatttaatttaaaaggCTGTGGTGACCATGTGTATCTATCAGATGCTGtaaatttgtacttttttttttttagggtaAAGCATGCATTCTAAAAAAATTTg
Above is a window of Lates calcarifer isolate ASB-BC8 linkage group LG10, TLL_Latcal_v3, whole genome shotgun sequence DNA encoding:
- the foxb1a gene encoding forkhead box protein B1a, whose translation is MPRPGRNTYSDQKPPYSYISLTAMAIQSCPEKMLPLSEIYKFIMDRFPYYRENTQRWQNSLRHNLSFNDCFIKIPRRPDQPGKGSFWALHPNCGDMFENGSFLRRRKRFKVLAASDHLAPSKQSDAAHYLQQQAKLRLSALAATGTHLPQMSTYNLGVSQTSTFKHPFAIENIIAREYKVPGSLAFSTMQSMSAGYPLHNQLTTAWPHMYNTSVIDTAAPISMASSDYSAYGVPIKSLCHGGQSLPAIPVPIKPTPTSMPGFSALPPHIPAFLSNSPQSLSPTSPQTATSQSSPATPSETLTSPSTLQSVAVH